The sequence TCAGCTCATTCAGTTGCGCAACGAGTCGCCTGCCAGGCCATCAGCCGCCACTGGCCGCCTTCCTGGACCTGAAGCCCGGTGTAGGCAACGGGATACAGCAGCACGCCATTGCTGGCTTCCATTTCGATCAGCGCGCGGCCCGTCACGATGCAAGTCTGCGCTCCGGCCGGCAGCACCTCTTGCGACTGAATCTCGATCTGCCGGTAACGTCTGCGCCCCGACGTAATCGCATCGATGAACTGCTGCTTGGTCTCGCGCTTGCCGTTCGTATGGATGTAGCTGACGTTATCTGAAAGCAATGTGTCCAGCAGCAAACCATCACCGTCGATCATCGCGCGATAACGCTCGCGCTCCAGACTGCGAATCATGTCGATCATCTGCGTCACCATCGTTCAGCCCCTTATTACGTCGACGGGCCATGCCCGTGCGACATACTGTCGCAGGAAACCACACCGGATCGTGCTGCTGAAATTTATATCAATATTTAACGCTTTGATACAGCGTTCGCTACAGAGTGGAACTATCCATCCTCAGGATGTGACTCAGTGCAGGTCATGCAGGCTGTCTCCGAGGCTAGCGACACAGCTTCGTGCCGCATTCTGGCAAAACAGGGGCAGGCAAGATGAGGTAGATGAACCTGGCCATATGCGGCTTTTGGATCAAATCTGTAAAATGCTATCGGAAATGAAATTTAATAGCGAAAATCGGAACTTGAGTCACGTCAGCCGCTCTAAGGTATTAGCACTCAATAAACCTGAGTGCTAATATTCATCACGAAGCCGTCGCAACCGGCTTCTTTTTTGTTTGATCTAAAAGGAGCTTTATCCGTGAGCAACGCCATGACCCTTCCGAATATTCTGAGCCCGTCGTCGGCTAAGTCCGCTTCGGCAGGTTCACTGACACTCGCACAAGTTTCCTTGCTGACCGGCCAGCTAGGCAATATCGACGCCTATATCCAGGCCGTGAACCGCATCCCCATGCTGACTCTGGCTGAAGAACGCCAGTTCGCCACTGAATTCCGTGAGCAGGAAAACCTTGAGTCCGCCCGCCGCCTGGTGTTGTCGCATTTGCGGCTGGTGGTGTCGATCGCGCGCAATTACCTCGGTTATGGCCTGCCGCATGCCGACCTGATCCAGGAAGGCAATATCGGCCTGATGAAAGCCGTGAAGCGCTTCGACCCCACGCAAAACGTGCGCCTTGTGTCGTACGCGATGCACTGGATCAAGGCAGAAATTCACGAGTACATCCTGCGCAACTGGCGCATGGTCAAAGTCGCCACCACCAAGGCGCAACGCAAACTGTTCTTTAATTTGCGCAGCCACAAGCAAGGCTTTCAAGCGTTCACGCCCGATGAGATCGCTAATCTGGCCAAAGAGCTGAACGTTAAGCACGAAGAAGTCTCCGAGATGGAAACCCGGCTCTCCGGTGGTGACATTGCGCTGGAAGGTCAGGTGAACGACGGTGAGGAAGCATTTGCGCCAATCGCTTATCTGGCGGATTCACATAACGAGCCCACCGCAGTGCTGGCAGCCCGTCAACGCGACAAGCTGCAAAGCGACGGCATCTCCAACGCACTAGGCACGCTCGACGCACGCAGCCGCCGCATCATCGAAGCACGCTGGCTGCAAGTCGAAGACGACGGCTCAGGTGGTTCAACACTGCATGAACTGGCCGACGAATTCGGCGTATCCGCAGAGCGGATTCGCCAGATCGAAGCCAGCGCAATGAAAAAAATGCGTGGCGCATTAAATCAATACGCGTAACGCATCGCTTTATCGTTACTGCGGCACGTTGTCACGGCAAACCCGTTCTCTTGCGAGAACGGGTTTTTTTATTTCCCCGCCCCCACCCAGCCGTGCGGCTCCTTGCTTATCCCGAAAATGCTTGCGATACTTTTGCGCTTGGCACTTTAGCGACGCTATGCCGCAGCGCCAAGGCTCGCGCGCCAGTGCGCTCTCCTCCTAGAATCCGTTACCGCACTTAGTCCGGCTCAATCGAATTATTCAAGGTGAGTGAACTGACCAGTCATGACCATCACGCTTAATCGCAAGCCCCCTCCTTTATCGCTGCGAACCCGTCTCGCAGCCTGGGTGCGCGGCCCGACCCTCACGCGAGATATCGCTATCGTCCTTGTCGTCAAGTTTGTTTTGCTCATGACGCTCAAATACGCATTTTTCAATCATCCGCAGGCCAAGCATATGTCCCTGCCTCCTGCTCAAGTCGCACAAGCATTGTTATCCGTGCCTGCGCCGCAACCGTCCCAAGGTGATCCACATGCACGCTAGCGAAGTCGTAGACCTTTCGCGCCTTCAGTTCGCCATTACGGCGCTCTACCACTTTCTGTTTGTGCCGCTAACGCTCGGCCTGTCCTGGTTGCTTGTCATCATGGAGTCGGTATATGTCATGACCGGCAAGCAAATTTACAAGGACATGACCCAGTTCTGGGGCAAGTTGTTCGGTATCAACTTCGCCATGGGCGTGACCACAGGTCTGACGCTCGAATTCCAGTTCGGCACGAACTGGTCGTACTACTCGCACTACGTGGGCGATATTTTCGGCGTGCCGCTCGCCGTCGAAGGGCTGATGGCTTTCTTCCTCGAATCGACTTTCGTCGGGCTGTTCTTCTTTGGCTGGAACCGCCTGTCGAAAGTAAAGCATTTGATCGTCACCTTCCTCGTCGCGCTCGGCTCCAACCTCTCCGCGCTGTGGATTCTGGTCGCCAACGGCTGGATGAATAATCCGGTCGGTGCCGAATTCAACTACGAGACCATGCGCATGGAGCTCACCAGCATCTTCGCCGTGCTGTTCAACCCCGTCGCCCAGGTGAAATTCGTCCACACCGTGTCGGCAGGCTATGTCACCGCGTCAATGTTCGTGCTGGGCGTGTCGTCGTGGTATCTGCTGAAACGGCGTGACATCGAATTCGCGCTGCGCTCGTTTGCCATCGCGGCGGGCTTTGGTTTGGCGTCGACGCTGTGCGTCATCGTACTGGGCGACGAGTCCGGCTATCACACCGGCGAAGTGCAAAAGGTCAAGCTGGCCGCCATCGAATCTGAATGGGAAACCATGCCAGCGCCCGCACCTTTCACGCTATTCGGCATTCCGAATCAGAAAGAAGAGCGCACCGATTACGCGATTCGGATCCCCTACGCGCTCGGCATCATCGCCACGCGCTCGTTTGATGAGCCCGTGGTCGGTCTGAAAGACCTGATGGCGCAAAACGAAGTCCGCATCAAGAATGGGATGCTTGCTTACGGTGCCCTGCAAAAACTGAAAGCCGGTAACGCAAGCGATGAAACCCGCGCGATCTTCGATGCGCACAAGCAAGACCTCGGCTACGGGCTGATGCTCAAGCAGTTCACCCAGGCTGTCACCGATGCCACGCCAGAACAGATAGCGCTCGCCGCGAAGAAAACCATCCCGCGCGTCGCACCAGTGTTTTTCTCGTTCCGGATGATGGTTGGTCTGGGCATTCTGTTTTTGCTCACGTTTATCCTGGCGTTCTGGTTTTGTGCCCGGCGCTCACTGCTGCAGGACAACCGCCGATGGTTTCTGCGCTGGACCGTGTGGGCCATTCCGCTGCCCTGGCTGGCAGCTGAATTCGGCTGGATCGTGGCAGAAATGGGCCGCCAGCCGTGGACCATCGCCGGCATCTTGCCGACCTCGCTGTCGGCCTCAAGCCTCAAGCCAAGCGATCTGTATCTGAGCCTCGCAGGTTTCGTGGTGTTTTACACGGCGCTATTCATCATCGAAATCATGTTGATGTTCAAGTACGCGCGTCTCGGCCCGTCATCGCTGCATACCGGCCGCTACTACCACGAACAAAAAGCAGAAAAGTCGCTGCCTGACAGCACCCCTGCATGATTCGCCACCACGCTCTTTTACGGGAAAGATCACTATGGATTACGCAACCCTCAAACTGATCTGGTGGGTTTTGATCGGCGTACTGCTGATTGGCTTTGCGCTCACCGATGGCTTCGATATGGGCGCCGCTATTTTGCTGCCGTTCATCGGCAAAACGGATAACGAGCGCCGCATTGTCATCAACACGGTTGGCGCGACATGGGAGGGCAACCAGGTCTGGTTCGTCACGGCTGGCGGTGCGATGTTCGCTGCCTGGCCGCTGGTGTACGCCGCGTCGTTTTCGGGGTTTTACTTTGCGATGATGCTGGTGCTGTTCTCGCTGTTTTTCCGCCCGGTCGGCTTTGACTACCGCAACAAGCGCAGTGATCCGCGTTGGCGCACAGCGTGGGACTGGGGCCTGTTTATCGGCGGTTTTGTGCCTGCGCTGGTGATTGGCGTCGCGTTCGGCAACCTGCTGCAAGGCGTGCCGTTCTCGTTCGATCATGACTTGCGGGTGACGTATTACGGTGGCTTCTTCGGCTTGCTCAACCCGTTTGCGCTGTTGTGCGGCCTCGTCAGCGTGGCCATGCTGGCGGCGCACGGCGCGGCCTTCGTCAAGATGAAAGCAGATGGAATCGTGGCGCAGCGGGCATCAAGCGCGTTGCGTCTTGCTTCGCTAGCGGCAGTCGTGCTCTTCGTGCTGGCGGGTCTGCTGATTGCAACGGTCATCGGCGGATATCAAATCATCGACTCGATGCCGCTCGACTCCCCGGCTAATCCGCTGCTCAAAACAGTATCCGGTGCGCCGGGCCTGTGGCTGGCGAATTACGCGACGTATCCGTGGATGATCGCGGCACCGCTCGCTGGCATCACCGGCGGTGTGCTGGCGCTGCTGCTCGCGCGTTCGCGCTTTGAGAGAGGCGCGTTTCTGTCCACCTCGCTGATGGTGACCGGTGTGATTCTGACGGCTGGTTTTTCGATGTTTCCGTTCATCATGCCGTCGTCGCTTGATGGCCGTAGCAGCCTGACGGTGTGGGATTCGACCTCAAGCCGCATGACGCTCCAGATCATGTTGGTCGCCGTAGTCATTTTCCTGCCGCTGATCTTGCTCTACACGGGCTGGGTCTACCGCGTGATGCGCGGCAAGGTCACCGCTGAAGCCGTCGAGAAAAACACGCACTCGATGTATTAATCCGCGTCGCCCGCCTCGCGCGGGCGGTATCGCAAACAGATTTAAAGGGTAAAGCAATGTGGTATTTCAGCTGGATTCTCGGCATTGGTGTGGCACTGGCGTTTGGCATCATCAACGTCATGTGGCTTGAGTCGCGCGGCGTGGCGAAGGTGACGTCTGACGCAACCGCAGACAACGCAACCGACAACGTTTAACGCCGCACGCCGCTGCGGCCTGAAACACGAGCAGCAAAAACAACGCCCGACGGTTAAGGAAACCGTCGGGCGTTTTTACGTCTACGTCTGCCGTGATGCGCAGCTCAAGCCACGCATCACATTACGTCATCGCTTTCATCTCAGACCCGCTGCGACGCGGCATCACCACCCGCTGGCAAACGCTCAGCCAGTTGCCGCGCGTAGCGTGGCGCGGCTTCGCCAGCAACGATATGGAACGTATCAGGCCCCACCCACGCAACGTCAAGCGTGGCCAGGCGTTGACGATCTACCGCGGAGGGATCGCGCACCACCACGCGCAAACGGGTCGCTGCGACAGCCGCCAGTTCAGCGACATTAGTCGCGCCGCCAAAAACCGCCAGCCAGCGTGCGGGATCAGGATCAAGCCGACCTTGTGGCCCCGCCGCCGGTGCTGCCACCGGTGCCGCCGCATCCGCCACAGGCTGCGCCGCAGCCGCGTGCGCCGCCACTGACGCACCGCCCTGGGCTATCGTGTTCCGGATTTCATCCGCAATGATGTCGGCTTCCGGCCCGATGATGACCTGCACGTTAGTCGAGCCACGCTTGAGCACGCCACGCGCTCCAATGGTCTTCAAGTCAGCCTCGGATACTTTTTCTGCATCGACCACCGACAAACGCAGACGCGTCGTGCAAGCATCCACCAGCGTCAGGTTTGCCGCGCCACCGAGCGCCGCAAGATACCGTTCGGCACGCGGCACAGCCGTCCCCGCAGTCGGTGCGACATAACCGCCCGTAGAAAACGAATCAGCTTGAGCCTCAGCTGCCGCTGGCTCGCGCCCTGGCGTTGCCATGTTGAACTTGCGAATGAAAAAGCGGAACAGCACGTAATAGACCAGCGCATAGATGATGCCAATTGGAATCGCTTCCCAGCCTTTGGTCGATAAACCGTAGTTCAGGATGTAATCAATCGCACCGGCCGAAAAGGTAAAACCGAGGTGAATCCCCAGCGCCGAACAAATCGCCAGCGCCAGCCCGGTTAGCACCGAATGGATCACGTACAGCACAGGTGCGAGGAACATGAAGGTGAATTCAATCGGCTCCGTCACGCCGGTCAGGAACGACGTCAGCGCCATCGAAAATAGCAGGCCGCCCACTACCGCGCGACGCTCTTTAGGTGCCTCATGAAACATCGCAAGACAAGCCGCTGGCAGGCCAAACATCATGATCGGGAAGAAGCCCGTCATAAAGCCGCCCGCACTCGGATCGCCCGCGAAGAAGCGGTGCAGGTCGCCCGTCACGGTTGCGCCACCCGGCGGCGTGAAGCTGCCGAATACGAACCACGCAAGCGAATTAAGAATGTGGTGCAAGCCCGTCACCAGCAGCAAGCGGTTGAGCAAGCCAAACACGAAGGTGCCGATCGCACCTGCTGTGGTCAGCCAGTGCCCGGCGATGTCGATCGCGGCCTGCACTGGCTGCCAGGCATAGCCGAAGATAATCCCCAGCCCGACGCAAACTAGCCCGGTAATAATCGGCACAAACCGTTTGCCGCCGAAAAACGCCAGGTAGTCCGGAAGTTTGATGTCCTTGAAGCGGTTATAAAGCAGGCCCGCCACCACCCCGGCGATGATCCCCGACAGCACGCCCATATTGAGCTTGTCGTTGATGTCTTTCATCACCGCGACTTCGATCAGGTAACCAATCGCCCCCGCCAGCGCCGCGACGCCGTTGTTGTCTTTCGCAAAACCCACGGCCACGCCAATGGCAAATAGCAACGGCAGATTGTCGAAGATCGCCCCGCCCGCATCGGCAATCATCTTGATGTTGAATACATCGGGCTGGCCGAGCCGCAGCAACAGCCCGGCAACCGGCAGCACCGCAATCGGCAGCATGAGCGCGCGGCCGAGGCGCTGTATCTTCAGAAACGGGTTCCCATCCATAGTCTCCACTCCTTGTCGTCGGTTAAATCATTCAAGCGATAGCACTGCCTGACGTCCTGATGTGGCCACTGTTATATGACCTGAATGCGCTCAGTCGAGCGGCCAGGTCTCGCGGCTCACGGCTCTTACTGCCTGTGCCGATTCGAGCGCCAGCACATCCTGGGCACGCTGGCGGCACAGTGGGTAATCCAGCTTGCGGACCCGCGCCTTGATGCCTGGCACCGAGACAGGGTCCACCGACAACTCGGTCACGCCGAGCCCGATCAGCAAGGGCGCGGCCAGCGGATCTCCCGCCAGCGCACCGCACACACCAACCCATTTGCCATGCTTTTGCGCGCCCTTGACGGTCGCGTCGACCAGCCGCAGCACTGCCGGATGCAAGCCGTCGGCCTGCGCGGCCAGATCGGGCTGGCAACGGTCCATCGCCAGCGTGTACTGCGTCAGATCGTTGGTGCCAATCGAAAGGAAATCGGCGTACTGCGCCAGTTGATCCGCCAGCAATGCAGCCGACGGCACTTCGATCATCACGCCGATTTCAATCGACTCGGTTCGGCCGGCTTCACGCGCCAGCTCATTGATCCGCTGCCGCAAACGCTTCAACTCACCAGCATCCGTCACCATCGGCAGCAAAATACGCACCCGGCCCACCGGTTGCACGGCCAGCAGGCCACGCAACTGGTCATCCAGCAGATCAGGACACACCTGCGCGAGGCGAATGCCGCGCAGGCCAAGCGCCGGATTAGGTTCAGGCGGCAACGTCAGATAATCGACTTCCTTGTCCGCACCGACATCCAGCGTGCGGATGATGGCGGTGCGCCCCTGCAGCGCGTCGACAATCGCCTGATAACTCTGATGATGTTCAGAAGCGCTAGGTGCCGACTGGCGATGAATAAACAGCAATTCGGTCCGCAAAAGGCCCACGGAATCTGCGCCGTTATCGAGCGCGATTTGCGCATCTTCGAGCGTAGCGATATTCGCGGCGACCTCGATGGCCCGGCCATCGGCCGTGGTGGCCGCCTGTTGCGAGGTGCGCCGGTTGAGCTCGCGCACATTCGCCAAGCGCTTGCGCTCAAGCCGCGCGCGTTCGATATCAGGCGCGGTTGGCGCATG is a genomic window of Paraburkholderia bonniea containing:
- a CDS encoding nuclear transport factor 2 family protein, which codes for MVTQMIDMIRSLERERYRAMIDGDGLLLDTLLSDNVSYIHTNGKRETKQQFIDAITSGRRRYRQIEIQSQEVLPAGAQTCIVTGRALIEMEASNGVLLYPVAYTGLQVQEGGQWRLMAWQATRCATE
- the rpoH gene encoding RNA polymerase sigma factor RpoH, producing the protein MSNAMTLPNILSPSSAKSASAGSLTLAQVSLLTGQLGNIDAYIQAVNRIPMLTLAEERQFATEFREQENLESARRLVLSHLRLVVSIARNYLGYGLPHADLIQEGNIGLMKAVKRFDPTQNVRLVSYAMHWIKAEIHEYILRNWRMVKVATTKAQRKLFFNLRSHKQGFQAFTPDEIANLAKELNVKHEEVSEMETRLSGGDIALEGQVNDGEEAFAPIAYLADSHNEPTAVLAARQRDKLQSDGISNALGTLDARSRRIIEARWLQVEDDGSGGSTLHELADEFGVSAERIRQIEASAMKKMRGALNQYA
- the cydP gene encoding cytochrome oxidase putative small subunit CydP, with the translated sequence MTITLNRKPPPLSLRTRLAAWVRGPTLTRDIAIVLVVKFVLLMTLKYAFFNHPQAKHMSLPPAQVAQALLSVPAPQPSQGDPHAR
- a CDS encoding cytochrome ubiquinol oxidase subunit I codes for the protein MHASEVVDLSRLQFAITALYHFLFVPLTLGLSWLLVIMESVYVMTGKQIYKDMTQFWGKLFGINFAMGVTTGLTLEFQFGTNWSYYSHYVGDIFGVPLAVEGLMAFFLESTFVGLFFFGWNRLSKVKHLIVTFLVALGSNLSALWILVANGWMNNPVGAEFNYETMRMELTSIFAVLFNPVAQVKFVHTVSAGYVTASMFVLGVSSWYLLKRRDIEFALRSFAIAAGFGLASTLCVIVLGDESGYHTGEVQKVKLAAIESEWETMPAPAPFTLFGIPNQKEERTDYAIRIPYALGIIATRSFDEPVVGLKDLMAQNEVRIKNGMLAYGALQKLKAGNASDETRAIFDAHKQDLGYGLMLKQFTQAVTDATPEQIALAAKKTIPRVAPVFFSFRMMVGLGILFLLTFILAFWFCARRSLLQDNRRWFLRWTVWAIPLPWLAAEFGWIVAEMGRQPWTIAGILPTSLSASSLKPSDLYLSLAGFVVFYTALFIIEIMLMFKYARLGPSSLHTGRYYHEQKAEKSLPDSTPA
- the cydB gene encoding cytochrome d ubiquinol oxidase subunit II is translated as MDYATLKLIWWVLIGVLLIGFALTDGFDMGAAILLPFIGKTDNERRIVINTVGATWEGNQVWFVTAGGAMFAAWPLVYAASFSGFYFAMMLVLFSLFFRPVGFDYRNKRSDPRWRTAWDWGLFIGGFVPALVIGVAFGNLLQGVPFSFDHDLRVTYYGGFFGLLNPFALLCGLVSVAMLAAHGAAFVKMKADGIVAQRASSALRLASLAAVVLFVLAGLLIATVIGGYQIIDSMPLDSPANPLLKTVSGAPGLWLANYATYPWMIAAPLAGITGGVLALLLARSRFERGAFLSTSLMVTGVILTAGFSMFPFIMPSSLDGRSSLTVWDSTSSRMTLQIMLVAVVIFLPLILLYTGWVYRVMRGKVTAEAVEKNTHSMY
- the cydX gene encoding cytochrome bd-I oxidase subunit CydX, producing MWYFSWILGIGVALAFGIINVMWLESRGVAKVTSDATADNATDNV
- the nagE gene encoding N-acetylglucosamine-specific PTS transporter subunit IIBC is translated as MDGNPFLKIQRLGRALMLPIAVLPVAGLLLRLGQPDVFNIKMIADAGGAIFDNLPLLFAIGVAVGFAKDNNGVAALAGAIGYLIEVAVMKDINDKLNMGVLSGIIAGVVAGLLYNRFKDIKLPDYLAFFGGKRFVPIITGLVCVGLGIIFGYAWQPVQAAIDIAGHWLTTAGAIGTFVFGLLNRLLLVTGLHHILNSLAWFVFGSFTPPGGATVTGDLHRFFAGDPSAGGFMTGFFPIMMFGLPAACLAMFHEAPKERRAVVGGLLFSMALTSFLTGVTEPIEFTFMFLAPVLYVIHSVLTGLALAICSALGIHLGFTFSAGAIDYILNYGLSTKGWEAIPIGIIYALVYYVLFRFFIRKFNMATPGREPAAAEAQADSFSTGGYVAPTAGTAVPRAERYLAALGGAANLTLVDACTTRLRLSVVDAEKVSEADLKTIGARGVLKRGSTNVQVIIGPEADIIADEIRNTIAQGGASVAAHAAAAQPVADAAAPVAAPAAGPQGRLDPDPARWLAVFGGATNVAELAAVAATRLRVVVRDPSAVDRQRLATLDVAWVGPDTFHIVAGEAAPRYARQLAERLPAGGDAASQRV